Proteins from a genomic interval of Nocardioidaceae bacterium:
- a CDS encoding NADH-quinone oxidoreductase subunit H, whose protein sequence is MPELAVLVLVLALAWTSSAVRAVATGRPLPISVSHGPVEAVRLVRQRRRRTLAADLPLWRLGAWGLLPTAALLLALVPFGDEALLASPVGVVWTNTLDIAVWGLVWLLGWGANSVVGLVGGYRFLALGLAYELPLMFAIVAPALAASSLDLAAIGAAQTGLWYAVWMPVAFAAYLVGVLGFAVLGPLAAPAGSESTCGVLAELSGPDLLVARLGRHALLGAGAAVAVPLFLGGGAGPLLPAAVWVVVKALALTAGLAFVAGRLPAWRVHRLMEPLWTKLLPLVVAQDLVVGVVVVLR, encoded by the coding sequence ATGCCTGAGCTCGCCGTCCTCGTCCTCGTCCTGGCCCTGGCGTGGACCTCCAGCGCGGTCCGCGCCGTCGCGACCGGTCGTCCGCTCCCGATATCGGTCAGCCACGGCCCCGTCGAGGCGGTGCGTCTCGTGCGGCAACGTCGGCGACGCACCCTCGCGGCCGACCTGCCCCTGTGGCGGCTGGGCGCCTGGGGCCTCTTGCCGACCGCTGCGCTGCTGCTGGCGCTGGTGCCCTTCGGGGACGAGGCGCTGCTCGCGAGCCCCGTCGGCGTGGTGTGGACGAACACCCTCGACATCGCCGTCTGGGGCCTGGTCTGGCTTCTCGGGTGGGGGGCCAACTCGGTGGTCGGTCTGGTCGGGGGCTACCGGTTCCTCGCGTTGGGGCTGGCCTACGAGCTGCCGCTGATGTTCGCCATCGTCGCCCCGGCGCTCGCCGCGAGCAGCCTCGACCTCGCCGCCATCGGGGCCGCCCAGACCGGTCTCTGGTACGCCGTGTGGATGCCCGTGGCGTTCGCCGCCTACCTGGTCGGGGTGCTCGGCTTCGCCGTGCTGGGCCCCTTGGCCGCCCCGGCTGGGTCGGAGTCCACCTGCGGCGTGCTGGCCGAGCTCTCGGGACCCGATCTCCTCGTGGCTCGTCTCGGGCGTCACGCCTTGCTGGGTGCCGGCGCGGCGGTCGCCGTGCCGCTGTTCCTCGGTGGGGGAGCGGGGCCTCTGCTTCCCGCTGCGGTCTGGGTCGTCGTCAAGGCGCTGGCGCTGACCGCGGGGCTCGCCTTCGTCGCGGGACGACTCCCCGCCTGGCGGGTGCACCGGTTGATGGAGCCCCTGTGGACCAAGCTGCTGCCCCTGGTCGTGGCGCAGGACCTTGTCGTGGGGGTCGTGGTGGTGCTGCGATGA